The following are encoded together in the Bacteroidota bacterium genome:
- a CDS encoding ATP-binding protein, protein MCEITILSGKGGTGKTSVTAALAQIAGNAVFSDCDVDASDLHLLLTPEIKEEHEFAGGRKAWINPAKCISCGICQDACRFDAIHKINGHAFYVNPFQCEGCRLCERICPASAITSSEPMNNRWFVSETRFGTMVHARMAPGEENSGKLVTAVREKARELAEDSGYDYIINDGPPGIGCPVIASLTGVNKVLMVIEPTKSGLHDMERLSELTRKFGIRTYALINKADLHPGLTASVSNRLKELEISCLGEIPFDENFVKAMVSGQTILEYVPDSASSLIIREAWNALVMDVN, encoded by the coding sequence ATTTGTGAAATTACCATACTGAGTGGAAAAGGGGGGACCGGAAAGACTTCGGTGACAGCCGCCCTCGCGCAGATTGCCGGCAATGCTGTTTTCAGCGATTGCGATGTGGATGCTTCCGACCTGCATTTGTTGTTAACGCCGGAGATCAAGGAAGAGCACGAATTCGCGGGTGGCAGGAAAGCCTGGATAAATCCTGCCAAATGCATAAGCTGCGGGATATGCCAGGATGCCTGCCGCTTCGATGCCATACATAAAATCAATGGCCATGCCTTTTATGTGAATCCTTTCCAATGTGAGGGCTGCCGCTTATGCGAACGCATTTGCCCGGCTTCGGCTATTACATCCTCCGAACCTATGAACAACCGCTGGTTTGTCTCCGAAACGCGTTTCGGCACCATGGTGCATGCCCGCATGGCTCCCGGAGAGGAGAATTCCGGGAAACTTGTCACGGCTGTCCGGGAAAAAGCACGGGAACTGGCTGAGGATTCCGGCTATGATTATATTATCAACGACGGACCTCCCGGAATAGGATGCCCGGTGATAGCCTCGCTCACCGGAGTGAACAAGGTACTGATGGTGATTGAACCCACCAAATCAGGGCTACATGATATGGAACGCCTGTCGGAACTGACAAGGAAATTTGGTATCAGGACCTATGCATTGATCAATAAGGCCGATCTGCATCCCGGCCTCACCGCTTCTGTCTCCAACCGCCTGAAGGAGCTGGAAATATCATGCCTTGGAGAGATCCCTTTTGATGAGAATTTCGTTAAAGCCATGGTATCAGGACAAACCATCCTGGAATATGTACCGGATTCGGCTTCATCCCTGATAATCCGCGAAGCCTGGAATGCTTTGGTAATGGATGTAAACTAA